In Mangrovivirga cuniculi, the following proteins share a genomic window:
- a CDS encoding amino acid permease: protein MAKIKKFGTFGGVFTPSILTILGVIMYLRLPMIVGSAGLWYTLGIILVAHIISASTGLSVSSIATDKKVEAGGTYYIISRSLGLPIGGTLGLALFVGLSFSTSLYLIGFSESLLSYFDLPTDKNTIRLVGSIALFTVTAITFISTSLAIKSQFFIMAAIGLSLLSIFIGNDAHETSKPLFEPFSGETSIMLLFGIFFPAVTGFEAGVSMSGDLQDPKKSIPVGTISAIVFGLIAYIIIATFFAFTVDGEALKNNPNVLFEIAWIPELVIAGVWGATISSALGSILGAPRILQATAIDKITWKWFAKGTGEANEPRNALILTFIIAELGILIGELDVIARIVSIFFITTYGFINLSCAFEKLTSADFRPQFKTPAWVSILGALACLIVMIQLDLPAMIGAVVLLGGIYVYFRRKQMVLESGDSWSGVWSSLVKSGLQNLTQKQEHYRNWRPNSLVFSGDEVQRKHLIEFGTAISGRLGIMTAFELKEKGDALRISSEGEWKDIADTGNGYFKYTVDCKKIYDGMEGLIRVYGFSGVRPNTVLMGWTADESNKEDFRQLVQTIHKEDLNGIWLNYDKEKGFGRKKFIDLWWKGKGKGLTFHFSLLRHLQSSPDWKDVRIRVLAISQTADQDEKLYSLLKSTLEKFRLDYKIKIIDNSLENGPVPEIMERESKNVDLVIVGLDEDEIDKEEHFIKNHLLSNRLGTSILTLPSEKFETIAIDSLTTKRAPVSEEKNYLVELPRLLPTRYENINSDVMLIDKHGLKELDVFFAKGIGELHGNYNEYIHKWEKQVNSIKDHLKKVKSTDADYRAQKQLIKIKNDFYYHSKEILEQLSEDGLQNNGQRMEVAVNWYLDKLKQDIERTPQNISVTFKTEDVKINKGDSFGLRVYKRWLSIKRSMGVQSINRKVLFRKTVEFALYGQWQRYLSGWLSEVKRYERDNLKNIRGYLIGIDQALQKLHIKIDQEKNEEIDIEALLQPVYDQLDKMKEVEQKQYEKLQNRLRLLWRKMTQELAFNLSKLNVKPLLSNLAKRQKVYQNIEVNNRNFSSSTYEELSWYIGALNLEVQLNSFKYRVRQEIMEFIEALENDTKHHLIRPAEKLKAEIEESSEEVGNDVELKLKFEGHSAMDLETRFSAVSETITDLFRQLPEESEVLKTGHLSQDRKFTGEPEPVTIEVKRISEFLIDSKLIVPAQQEVVQFEQVIIKYNNAFKDLVNHTNYQHDFILTNNKLSEDKEEKEKAVLDQSARLIEQDVEKLKEEINNATRKIKADLEEALDPLSVFILSANTEDYKQFIVDYKNKQVRGKFTEWSEKLATTAQEKLTRLLYSKSKGVILAKSIVANGQDFYTVSSVLSFVEKISPDRKIIGKLPVYYQNLFSGRSFVSGDFWVERPEEMAVANQAYKRHQKGLSGGLIILGERNAGKTALARQIANKFFSHKHTYHLRPMADGTSLVKTFEKSLRDVTGFNGNAERIFQSMPHGSVLMICDLELWWTRKEGGMEVIDLITNAIDKYSEKIFFMINCNPYFYRLMINQRDFNKYFLNELYCKPFDAEEIKHLLLLRHRSSGIKFTWKGREEDEISEMRLASLFNAYFDYSNGVPGIALKSWLANISAATDRKIEIQTPDKTGFKILYNITDEDLSYLQQFVLHKRLSVNRMAKIMFNDRQNCLIKLDNLKRQGLVQEKNNKIFGVNSHVEHFIIQVLREKEFI, encoded by the coding sequence ATGGCCAAAATCAAAAAGTTTGGAACTTTTGGTGGTGTTTTCACCCCATCCATTTTAACTATTTTAGGTGTTATAATGTATCTGAGGTTACCAATGATAGTCGGTTCTGCCGGACTTTGGTACACTCTCGGTATTATTTTAGTAGCACATATTATTTCAGCCAGTACAGGACTAAGTGTTTCTTCCATTGCGACAGATAAAAAAGTTGAAGCAGGAGGAACATATTATATAATAAGCCGAAGTCTGGGATTACCTATCGGTGGTACTCTAGGGCTCGCACTTTTTGTAGGATTGTCATTTAGTACCTCTCTGTATTTGATCGGTTTTAGTGAAAGTTTACTTTCTTATTTCGATCTGCCTACTGACAAAAATACCATCCGGCTTGTAGGAAGTATAGCCTTATTTACGGTAACAGCGATTACTTTTATTAGTACGTCCTTAGCAATAAAATCACAGTTCTTTATAATGGCAGCAATTGGATTATCCTTGTTGTCAATATTTATTGGAAACGATGCTCACGAAACATCCAAGCCACTTTTTGAACCCTTCAGCGGAGAAACCAGTATCATGCTTCTTTTTGGTATCTTCTTCCCTGCTGTTACAGGTTTTGAGGCTGGTGTGTCTATGTCAGGGGATTTACAAGATCCGAAAAAGTCAATTCCTGTTGGTACAATATCCGCAATCGTATTTGGACTGATTGCCTATATAATCATTGCAACTTTTTTCGCTTTTACAGTCGATGGCGAAGCTTTAAAAAACAATCCAAATGTACTTTTTGAAATTGCATGGATACCTGAATTGGTAATCGCTGGTGTTTGGGGAGCAACGATCTCTTCTGCATTGGGAAGTATATTGGGGGCTCCGAGAATCCTTCAGGCTACGGCGATTGATAAAATCACATGGAAATGGTTTGCAAAAGGTACCGGCGAAGCAAATGAACCAAGGAATGCTCTAATCCTGACTTTTATAATTGCTGAATTAGGGATTTTGATTGGAGAACTGGATGTGATCGCACGAATTGTCTCGATATTCTTTATTACCACTTATGGTTTTATCAACCTCAGTTGTGCATTTGAAAAACTAACCAGTGCTGATTTCAGGCCTCAATTCAAAACTCCGGCCTGGGTAAGTATCTTAGGTGCACTTGCCTGTTTAATAGTCATGATTCAACTTGACCTGCCTGCAATGATTGGCGCTGTGGTTCTATTAGGCGGAATATATGTTTATTTCAGGAGAAAGCAGATGGTTCTTGAAAGTGGGGACTCATGGAGTGGTGTTTGGTCTTCACTGGTGAAAAGTGGATTACAAAACCTTACTCAAAAGCAAGAGCATTATCGCAACTGGAGGCCAAACAGTCTTGTTTTTTCAGGCGATGAAGTTCAAAGAAAGCATTTAATTGAGTTTGGGACCGCTATTAGCGGAAGACTCGGCATAATGACTGCCTTTGAATTAAAAGAAAAAGGAGACGCCTTAAGAATAAGCAGTGAGGGTGAATGGAAAGATATTGCAGATACAGGCAATGGTTATTTTAAATATACTGTCGACTGCAAAAAGATTTATGATGGAATGGAAGGTCTCATCAGGGTTTATGGCTTTTCAGGAGTAAGGCCTAATACTGTTTTGATGGGATGGACTGCAGATGAGAGCAATAAGGAAGATTTCAGGCAGTTAGTTCAGACAATTCATAAGGAAGACCTAAATGGAATCTGGCTGAATTACGATAAGGAAAAAGGCTTTGGAAGGAAAAAATTTATCGATTTGTGGTGGAAAGGAAAAGGCAAGGGACTTACTTTCCATTTCAGTCTGCTAAGACATTTACAAAGCTCTCCTGATTGGAAAGACGTTAGAATCCGTGTTCTTGCCATTAGTCAGACTGCCGATCAGGATGAAAAGTTATATTCCCTGTTAAAAAGTACCCTGGAAAAGTTCCGTCTGGATTATAAAATCAAGATCATTGATAATTCCCTGGAAAATGGTCCTGTACCAGAAATAATGGAGCGGGAATCCAAAAATGTAGATCTTGTTATAGTGGGCCTTGATGAGGATGAAATTGATAAAGAAGAACATTTTATTAAAAACCATCTTTTATCAAACAGGCTCGGAACCAGTATCCTTACTCTTCCATCAGAAAAATTTGAAACAATCGCTATTGATAGCCTGACTACTAAGCGAGCACCTGTTTCTGAGGAAAAAAATTATCTTGTTGAATTGCCAAGACTGCTTCCAACTCGATATGAAAATATTAATTCTGATGTGATGCTCATTGATAAACACGGGTTAAAAGAACTCGATGTTTTCTTTGCAAAAGGAATAGGAGAGCTTCACGGAAACTACAATGAATATATTCACAAGTGGGAAAAGCAGGTTAATTCAATCAAGGATCATCTGAAAAAGGTAAAATCTACAGATGCTGATTATCGTGCTCAAAAGCAGCTTATTAAAATCAAAAACGATTTTTACTACCACAGTAAAGAAATTCTGGAACAATTATCAGAAGATGGATTACAAAATAACGGTCAGCGAATGGAGGTGGCCGTCAATTGGTACCTTGATAAACTAAAACAAGATATCGAACGAACTCCTCAAAACATTTCTGTAACCTTTAAAACTGAGGATGTAAAGATTAATAAGGGAGATTCTTTTGGACTGAGGGTATATAAAAGATGGTTAAGTATAAAGCGAAGTATGGGCGTCCAATCGATCAACAGGAAAGTATTGTTCCGCAAGACAGTTGAGTTTGCACTATACGGACAGTGGCAAAGATATCTATCAGGCTGGTTGTCTGAGGTAAAAAGATATGAGAGAGATAATTTAAAGAATATCCGGGGTTACCTGATTGGTATAGACCAGGCATTACAAAAGCTTCATATTAAGATTGATCAGGAAAAGAATGAAGAAATAGATATTGAGGCACTTCTTCAACCTGTTTATGATCAATTGGATAAAATGAAAGAGGTTGAACAAAAACAATATGAAAAGCTTCAAAACAGGTTAAGGTTACTCTGGAGAAAGATGACTCAGGAACTGGCTTTCAATCTGTCGAAGCTTAATGTAAAACCACTTTTATCAAATCTTGCAAAACGCCAAAAGGTTTATCAAAATATTGAAGTTAATAATAGAAACTTCAGCAGTTCAACCTATGAGGAGTTGAGTTGGTACATTGGCGCTCTAAATCTTGAAGTTCAACTCAATAGCTTTAAATATAGGGTTCGACAAGAAATAATGGAGTTTATAGAGGCTCTGGAGAATGATACTAAACACCATCTCATCAGGCCAGCAGAAAAATTAAAGGCTGAAATTGAAGAATCATCTGAAGAGGTTGGTAACGATGTCGAGTTAAAACTAAAGTTTGAAGGTCATTCAGCAATGGACCTGGAAACCCGTTTTTCTGCTGTTTCAGAAACTATAACGGATTTATTCAGACAATTACCCGAGGAAAGTGAAGTATTAAAAACCGGTCATCTGTCGCAGGACAGAAAGTTTACAGGTGAGCCGGAACCTGTTACGATTGAAGTAAAAAGGATTTCCGAGTTTTTGATCGACTCAAAGCTCATCGTTCCAGCTCAGCAAGAGGTAGTTCAATTTGAGCAGGTGATCATAAAGTATAATAATGCATTTAAAGACCTTGTAAATCACACTAACTATCAACATGATTTTATTTTAACAAATAATAAACTAAGTGAGGATAAGGAAGAAAAGGAAAAGGCGGTTCTGGATCAATCCGCAAGGTTGATAGAGCAAGACGTTGAAAAGTTAAAAGAAGAGATCAACAACGCAACACGTAAAATAAAAGCAGATCTTGAAGAAGCACTTGACCCGCTTTCTGTATTTATTTTATCCGCAAATACAGAAGACTATAAACAGTTTATTGTTGATTATAAGAATAAACAAGTAAGAGGTAAATTCACTGAATGGTCTGAGAAATTAGCTACAACCGCCCAGGAAAAGCTTACCAGGTTACTGTATTCTAAAAGTAAAGGTGTTATTTTGGCGAAAAGCATTGTTGCTAATGGACAGGATTTTTATACAGTCTCTTCAGTCTTGTCATTTGTTGAAAAAATTAGTCCTGATAGAAAGATCATTGGTAAACTACCGGTTTATTATCAAAATCTGTTTAGCGGTCGATCTTTTGTGAGTGGGGATTTCTGGGTAGAAAGACCTGAAGAAATGGCTGTGGCAAATCAGGCATATAAAAGACATCAAAAAGGGCTTTCTGGAGGCCTGATCATACTGGGTGAACGAAATGCTGGTAAAACAGCTTTAGCCAGGCAAATAGCCAACAAATTTTTTAGTCATAAGCATACCTACCACTTAAGGCCTATGGCTGATGGCACTTCTTTAGTTAAGACATTTGAAAAATCTCTAAGAGACGTAACTGGTTTTAATGGCAATGCTGAAAGAATTTTTCAATCGATGCCTCATGGTTCTGTATTAATGATCTGCGACCTTGAGCTGTGGTGGACACGTAAAGAAGGTGGTATGGAAGTGATCGACCTTATAACAAATGCAATTGATAAATATTCTGAAAAGATATTTTTCATGATCAATTGTAATCCGTATTTCTATAGATTAATGATCAACCAAAGAGATTTTAATAAGTATTTTCTTAATGAATTATACTGTAAACCATTTGATGCCGAAGAGATCAAGCATTTATTATTATTGAGACATCGAAGCAGTGGGATTAAGTTTACCTGGAAAGGTAGAGAAGAAGATGAGATCTCTGAAATGAGACTTGCGTCCTTGTTTAATGCGTACTTCGATTATTCTAACGGCGTACCTGGTATAGCTCTAAAATCATGGTTAGCCAATATTTCAGCAGCTACTGATCGCAAAATTGAAATCCAGACTCCGGACAAAACAGGTTTTAAAATATTGTACAATATAACCGATGAAGACCTGTCTTATCTCCAGCAATTTGTGCTGCATAAGAGATTAAGCGTAAACAGAATGGCTAAGATAATGTTCAATGACAGACAAAACTGCCTAATCAAACTGGACAATCTTAAAAGACAGGGACTGGTACAGGAAAAGAATAATAAAATCTTTGGGGTAAACAGTCATGTTGAACATTTTATCATTCAGGTATTAAGAGAAAAAGAATTTATTTAA
- a CDS encoding cation:proton antiporter domain-containing protein yields the protein MEELNQLSPYILVIAASVIIIVSYLFNIVSQKTNIPSVILLILTGIGINQGLKYIGLDIENILFKTLEILGILGLIMIVLEAALDLKLGRDKLKLITNSFLVAFISLGVTCFAIAYILVYFLEMDMLNAVLYSVPLSVMSSSIIIPSVANLIGSKKEFLIYEATFSDILGIMVFYFIIGNAHASDAKEVFVDISSNITLTVILSVILGYALVYLIQKLDSKVKLFLLISFLILLYSVGKYYKLSSLIIILLFGLILNNHKLFFRGWFKRLTNEKKLNEALEDLHLVTLETAFVVRTFFFVIFGMTLKLDTLLSLQTAIVSLIIILATYIIRWPLLKIFSNRSLKPAFFVTPRGLITILLFFSIPAEFTFEEFRPGILLYVIMLTNIIMTYGLITDKSDKSEDIEKLEFDDWDELDEELKMLKNEDQDDPDDSTSTDSSEDSERTRIEQAESRK from the coding sequence ATGGAAGAGTTAAACCAATTATCACCTTATATTCTTGTTATCGCTGCCTCAGTGATAATTATTGTCTCCTATTTATTTAATATAGTGAGTCAAAAAACTAATATTCCAAGTGTAATATTATTGATTTTAACCGGAATTGGAATTAATCAGGGACTTAAATATATCGGTCTTGATATTGAGAACATTCTATTCAAGACTCTAGAGATACTCGGAATTCTTGGTTTGATCATGATTGTACTTGAAGCAGCTCTGGATCTGAAACTAGGCCGTGATAAACTTAAATTAATAACAAACTCCTTCCTTGTGGCTTTTATCAGCCTTGGAGTCACCTGCTTTGCTATTGCCTATATCCTGGTGTATTTCCTGGAAATGGATATGTTAAATGCGGTATTATACTCCGTGCCTCTTTCAGTAATGAGTAGTTCAATCATTATACCTAGTGTTGCCAATTTAATTGGTTCCAAAAAAGAGTTTCTGATCTACGAAGCTACCTTTTCAGATATTCTCGGCATCATGGTTTTTTATTTTATCATTGGTAATGCACATGCCAGCGATGCTAAAGAAGTATTTGTTGATATATCAAGTAATATTACCTTAACAGTAATACTTTCAGTTATTTTAGGGTATGCATTAGTTTATCTCATCCAAAAACTGGATTCCAAAGTAAAATTATTTTTGCTTATATCATTTTTGATCCTTCTATATTCTGTAGGTAAATACTACAAACTATCTAGTTTGATTATAATTTTGTTGTTCGGTCTGATATTAAACAACCATAAATTATTTTTCAGAGGTTGGTTTAAAAGGCTCACTAATGAGAAGAAACTAAATGAAGCCCTCGAAGACCTCCATTTAGTAACACTTGAAACTGCCTTTGTAGTTAGAACATTTTTCTTCGTCATTTTTGGAATGACATTGAAACTTGACACACTTCTTAGTCTTCAGACTGCAATCGTAAGTTTGATCATTATATTGGCAACTTATATAATCAGGTGGCCACTATTAAAAATCTTTTCTAACAGATCTTTAAAACCTGCGTTCTTTGTCACTCCAAGAGGGTTAATAACAATATTATTATTCTTTAGCATCCCAGCTGAATTTACTTTCGAAGAATTCAGACCGGGAATTTTACTTTATGTAATTATGTTGACGAACATAATAATGACCTATGGTTTAATCACTGATAAATCCGATAAATCCGAAGACATTGAAAAACTTGAATTTGACGACTGGGACGAATTAGACGAGGAATTAAAAATGCTTAAAAATGAAGATCAGGATGACCCCGATGATTCAACTTCCACAGATTCATCAGAGGATTCAGAAAGAACCCGAATAGAACAGGCAGAAAGTAGAAAATAA
- the def gene encoding peptide deformylase, with protein MIYPIVAYGHPILKKKAVDIEKGTDIKELVEDMFETMYSASGVGLAGPQIGKGLRIFVVDGEPMEDETTEGFKKAFINPEIIDEDGDDWAFEEGCLSIPGIREDVYRPETVTIKYFDEDWNEHTETYEGVAARIIQHEYDHIEGVLFTDYLSGLKKRLLKGKLNNISKGKVKVGYRMKFPSLK; from the coding sequence ATGATTTATCCGATTGTTGCATACGGACACCCGATTTTAAAGAAGAAAGCAGTAGATATAGAAAAAGGCACTGATATTAAAGAGCTTGTGGAAGACATGTTCGAAACAATGTATTCTGCAAGTGGAGTTGGTCTTGCTGGTCCTCAGATTGGCAAAGGTTTAAGAATCTTTGTTGTAGATGGAGAGCCTATGGAAGATGAGACCACTGAAGGCTTTAAAAAAGCTTTTATTAATCCTGAAATTATTGATGAAGATGGAGATGACTGGGCTTTTGAAGAAGGTTGTCTTAGCATTCCCGGAATTCGTGAAGATGTATATCGTCCAGAAACAGTTACCATAAAATATTTCGATGAAGACTGGAATGAACACACTGAAACGTATGAAGGTGTCGCTGCCAGGATAATTCAGCACGAATATGATCACATAGAAGGAGTATTATTTACCGACTACCTTAGTGGGTTGAAAAAAAGGCTTTTAAAAGGAAAGCTTAATAATATTTCAAAAGGAAAGGTCAAAGTTGGTTACAGAATGAAATTTCCTTCATTAAAATAA
- the ruvX gene encoding Holliday junction resolvase RuvX, protein MARILAVDYGTKRVGLAVTDPLKIIATGLDTVHSKDVVDYLKNYLSKEDVEAFVVGVPYKEDGSPTNNTQHCKGFITTLKKQFPGMPVYEVDEAFTSVRAMESMIAAGSKKKDRRKKKTLIR, encoded by the coding sequence ATGGCGAGAATTTTAGCTGTCGATTATGGAACTAAACGGGTTGGCCTCGCAGTAACTGACCCATTAAAAATAATTGCAACCGGCCTGGATACAGTTCATTCAAAAGACGTTGTAGATTATTTAAAAAATTACCTTTCTAAAGAAGACGTCGAAGCATTTGTGGTTGGAGTTCCATATAAAGAAGATGGATCACCGACAAACAACACCCAGCACTGCAAAGGATTTATTACTACTCTCAAAAAGCAATTTCCCGGAATGCCTGTTTATGAAGTGGATGAAGCTTTTACTTCGGTCAGGGCTATGGAATCTATGATTGCTGCCGGATCTAAAAAAAAGGATAGAAGAAAAAAGAAAACATTGATAAGGTAA
- a CDS encoding iron-sulfur cluster repair di-iron protein: MDYKIYKYKTLNELVGANHIFASILNDFGIRFYEYPELTLEEVCKNRGLLIEKVISQLEKYKDDNSIESLKLFTLPVDLIIEYLKHAHHIFIKRRLPYISSLLRGAEKVKPEHEQIIQDLKFVYPIFVEDFIHHIYQEEDTLFTYITKLQKVVSGDLPAAKLFFELEKHSVRKYAVDHEIHEDELEGLKKITNNFDLKDQSDIHMNVIMKELQSFEKELKIHASIEDEILFPKALMLEKEVKKMLSDNKGSN; the protein is encoded by the coding sequence ATGGACTACAAAATATACAAGTATAAGACTTTAAATGAATTAGTAGGAGCAAATCATATTTTTGCTTCAATTCTTAATGACTTCGGTATCAGGTTTTATGAATATCCTGAACTTACCCTTGAGGAAGTATGTAAGAACCGGGGGCTTTTAATTGAAAAAGTCATCAGTCAGCTTGAGAAATATAAGGATGACAACAGTATAGAGTCTTTAAAGCTATTTACCTTACCTGTAGATCTTATTATTGAATATTTAAAACACGCTCATCATATTTTTATTAAAAGAAGGTTGCCTTATATATCAAGTCTTCTTAGAGGAGCTGAAAAAGTTAAGCCTGAACACGAACAGATCATTCAGGATCTGAAATTCGTTTATCCCATATTTGTCGAAGATTTTATTCACCATATTTATCAGGAAGAGGACACACTTTTTACTTATATAACCAAACTTCAAAAAGTAGTTTCCGGAGATCTTCCTGCTGCTAAGTTGTTTTTTGAATTGGAGAAACATTCCGTTAGAAAATATGCTGTTGATCACGAGATTCATGAAGATGAGCTTGAGGGACTTAAGAAGATTACTAACAATTTTGATTTGAAAGATCAAAGTGACATTCACATGAATGTAATCATGAAAGAATTGCAGTCTTTTGAAAAAGAATTGAAGATCCACGCGTCAATAGAAGATGAAATTCTTTTTCCAAAAGCCTTGATGCTGGAAAAGGAAGTTAAAAAAATGCTTTCCGATAATAAAGGGTCAAACTGA
- a CDS encoding S41 family peptidase: MLKENKSRNKKFVRLPIYLAIAVVAGMFMGTTLSSSDSTPISFKPKLMGDKVREVMAHIQKHYVDDVNEDELSEKAIQAILSDLDPHSVYIPKQDAELTKSQFEGAFEGIGIEFTILNDTLTVVAPLIGGPSESAGIISGDKIVTVDGDTIAGTGLTNRDVFELLRGEKGSEVTLGIKRNGKSSLLDFTIERDEIPQYTVESGYKINDSTGYIKVTRFGLETYNEFEKKVRELKMKGVKNLIVDLQGNPGGIMSSAVNMADEFLEEDKMIVYTDGRIDSYDDEYKSTSKGLFKDMPVIVLIDEGSASASEIVAGALQDNDRALIVGRRSFGKGLVQSPIRLKDGSTIRLTISRYYTPSGRSIQKPYSDNSEYTNDIMDRYENGEFFSPDSTQLNDSLEYKTLHGRIVYGGGGIMPDVFVPLDTTNTAEVLNNLIYKNILSSYVISYLEENRAEIKKMGLGKFINDYEVSDKMINELIIKAQNSEMEVKDAEVIEASDLIKLHIKAQIGRNIWRGDGYYPVINQMNESLQTALKLLPEAEKLNDKL, translated from the coding sequence ATGCTTAAGGAGAATAAGTCAAGAAATAAAAAATTTGTCAGGCTTCCGATATACCTAGCAATTGCAGTGGTAGCGGGGATGTTTATGGGTACTACATTAAGTAGTAGCGACTCAACACCAATCAGCTTTAAGCCGAAATTAATGGGTGACAAAGTGAGGGAAGTGATGGCACACATTCAAAAGCATTATGTTGATGATGTTAACGAAGATGAGTTATCAGAAAAGGCAATACAGGCCATACTTTCAGATCTGGATCCACATAGTGTATATATCCCCAAACAGGATGCAGAATTAACAAAATCACAATTTGAGGGTGCTTTCGAAGGAATCGGAATTGAATTTACAATACTAAATGACACTCTCACTGTTGTGGCTCCATTAATTGGTGGGCCTTCTGAATCAGCTGGAATTATTTCAGGTGACAAAATAGTGACTGTTGACGGTGATACTATTGCCGGAACAGGCTTAACCAATCGTGATGTTTTTGAACTATTAAGAGGAGAAAAAGGATCAGAAGTGACCTTAGGCATCAAACGAAATGGAAAATCCAGTCTTCTTGATTTTACTATTGAAAGAGATGAAATACCTCAATATACAGTTGAGTCTGGCTATAAAATAAACGATTCTACAGGCTATATAAAGGTTACTCGCTTCGGACTTGAAACGTATAATGAGTTTGAAAAGAAGGTAAGGGAATTGAAGATGAAAGGAGTCAAAAATCTCATTGTAGATCTTCAGGGAAACCCCGGGGGAATCATGAGTTCGGCAGTAAATATGGCAGACGAGTTTCTCGAAGAGGACAAAATGATTGTCTATACAGATGGCCGGATTGATTCATACGATGATGAATATAAATCTACTTCAAAAGGGTTATTTAAAGATATGCCGGTTATTGTACTGATAGATGAAGGTAGTGCTTCAGCTTCAGAAATAGTCGCTGGTGCTTTACAAGATAATGATAGAGCATTGATAGTTGGAAGAAGGAGTTTTGGTAAAGGGCTGGTTCAAAGCCCGATAAGATTGAAGGATGGAAGTACTATCAGGTTAACCATATCAAGGTATTACACACCAAGCGGACGATCCATTCAAAAACCATATAGCGATAATTCCGAATACACGAATGATATAATGGACCGGTATGAAAATGGTGAATTCTTTTCTCCTGATAGTACCCAATTAAATGATTCATTAGAATACAAAACGCTGCATGGCAGGATCGTCTATGGAGGCGGAGGCATTATGCCAGATGTATTTGTTCCATTAGATACTACCAATACAGCTGAAGTTTTAAATAACTTGATTTATAAAAATATTCTTTCTTCATACGTTATCTCTTACCTTGAAGAAAACAGGGCAGAGATCAAAAAAATGGGACTCGGAAAATTCATTAATGACTACGAAGTCTCTGACAAAATGATTAACGAGCTAATCATTAAAGCCCAAAATTCGGAAATGGAAGTAAAAGATGCAGAAGTAATAGAAGCATCTGACTTAATTAAGTTACATATTAAAGCACAGATTGGTAGAAATATCTGGCGTGGTGATGGTTATTACCCTGTTATCAATCAAATGAACGAATCATTACAAACTGCTTTAAAACTATTGCCAGAGGCTGAAAAGCTTAATGATAAATTGTAA
- a CDS encoding homogentisate 1,2-dioxygenase — MSYYYKLGDIPHKRHTQFRQPDGSLYEEELVSSIGFSGIYSLLYHKHPPTKVIRVGDPEPYKVEMPEESPLLQTHLNTSGLKTTGKDYLDSRLTLLKNKDCSMSICMPEERSMDYFYKNGEADEIVFIHDGSGTLISQFGKIEVKPGDYVVIPRTTIYKFDWEDKPLRLLIIESNSPIETVKRYRNEMGQLLEHSPYCERDIRPPEELVHEDEKGEYLIKVKKDGYLHNYYYENSPLDVVGWDGCLYPYALSIHDFEPITGRIHQPPPVHQTFQAAGFVICSFVPRLFDYHPEAIPAPYNHSNIDSDEVLYYVEGNFMSRKGIDRGSFTMHPGGLPHGPHPGTVEKSIGAKETHEIAVMLDTFGPLYVTKKGMDYFDKNYPMSWNE; from the coding sequence ATGTCTTACTATTACAAATTGGGAGATATACCTCATAAAAGGCATACTCAATTCAGACAGCCTGACGGTTCTTTGTATGAAGAAGAATTGGTAAGTAGTATCGGTTTTTCGGGAATTTATTCATTGCTTTATCACAAGCATCCTCCTACTAAAGTTATTAGAGTGGGAGATCCTGAGCCTTATAAGGTAGAAATGCCAGAGGAATCTCCATTACTTCAAACACATTTAAATACTTCCGGACTGAAAACCACCGGTAAGGATTATTTAGATTCCAGACTTACTCTATTAAAAAATAAAGATTGTTCAATGTCCATCTGCATGCCTGAAGAAAGAAGTATGGATTACTTCTACAAAAATGGTGAAGCAGATGAAATCGTGTTCATCCACGACGGCTCCGGAACTTTGATTTCTCAATTTGGTAAAATTGAAGTTAAGCCGGGTGATTACGTAGTAATACCAAGAACGACGATTTATAAGTTCGATTGGGAAGACAAACCATTAAGGTTATTGATTATTGAGTCAAACAGCCCCATAGAAACTGTCAAACGATACAGAAATGAAATGGGACAGTTACTTGAGCACTCTCCATACTGTGAGCGTGACATCAGGCCACCTGAGGAACTTGTACATGAGGATGAAAAAGGCGAATATCTTATTAAAGTAAAAAAAGACGGATACTTACATAATTATTATTACGAAAACAGTCCTCTTGATGTAGTTGGCTGGGATGGTTGTTTGTATCCTTATGCGTTGAGCATCCATGATTTCGAGCCCATTACTGGAAGAATACACCAGCCGCCGCCGGTTCATCAAACCTTCCAGGCCGCAGGATTCGTAATTTGCTCGTTTGTGCCAAGATTATTTGATTATCACCCGGAAGCAATTCCTGCTCCTTATAACCATAGTAATATTGATTCTGACGAAGTGTTATATTATGTTGAAGGTAACTTCATGAGTAGAAAGGGTATTGACAGAGGATCATTTACGATGCACCCCGGCGGGCTTCCACACGGACCTCACCCAGGTACAGTAGAAAAGAGTATCGGCGCCAAAGAAACACACGAAATTGCTGTAATGCTTGATACTTTTGGTCCTTTATATGTGACAAAAAAAGGAATGGATTACTTCGATAAAAATTATCCAATGAGTTGGAATGAATAA